The proteins below come from a single Miscanthus floridulus cultivar M001 chromosome 1, ASM1932011v1, whole genome shotgun sequence genomic window:
- the LOC136504374 gene encoding pentatricopeptide repeat-containing protein At1g10270-like, with product MALYRRILLLRRLSHLHPSPAPAICSSPPPTVAGLLTPTGRRHFAFSSAEEAAAERRRRKRRLRIEPPINALRRSPPPPRDPNAPRLPDTTSALVGPRLSLHNRVQSLIRSGDLDGASVAARAAVSSRVRPTVFTCNAVAAAMVRTARHDDAVALFEFFFRRSNIVPNIVSYNTLILAHCEANRVDTAMQVYHDMLASAPFSPSAVTYRHLTKGLVAAGRLRDALDLLREMLSRNAGADSLVYNNLIAGYIDLGDWDRAFELFNELAERCLVYDGVVHTTFMEGYWKQGKDKEAMENYQSLLERGFKMTPATCNVLLETLFKHGKHKEANDLWETMIDNHSPPSFIGINAESYNVMVNQCFREGKFKEAIEVFHRQPRKNVQMDVGCFNNIIGKLCENGMLAEAEKLFEEMETKSVLPDVYTYTYLVDSCFKEGRVEDTMQYFYKMADGREHGPKFNIGFFNRMFEGLTEAGRIDDALKVYGRMPDKEIKPNTTTFEILVKALCKEGDLDQARCLVMDMARGGIVPHPEFCESVVDFFKKADRQEEIEKAFEEKPMPTPQPRTEYQLRTEYRSRNAVGAAQVKQPGFSSAPAVEPGFVYSQPQQSTFSNNQNRQPEFGSSHSWNPGFGAPRAQPGYGAPQPVHAVVGSSQPQLPQFGASQGVPGYSNIGNQPQQPQFGASQGVPGYSNMENQHGQFGSPHGEPKFSNHPPQVGYGAQLLQSGYRFEPQQEQAGFGNRGALPAYVASSQPSYGSRWSSSGYGSTQGQLGYGGPQAQSHESQLPHHQTSFGMPHVQHNNDFYRYTPGYRPSNGLQGFDAPHGDSETASSKDHQETTTPEDRQQVAFLKA from the coding sequence ATGGCGCTCTACCGTCGTATCCTGCTCCTCCGCCGCCTCTCCCACCTCCACCCCTCGCCCGCCCCCGCCATCTGCTCCTCACCCCCACCCACCGTCGCGGGGCTCCTCACCCCCACGGGGCGCCGCCACTTCGCCTTCTCGTCCGCCGAGGAAGCCGCtgccgagcgccgccgccgcaagCGCCGCCTCCGCATCGAGCCTCCGATCAACGCGCTCCGCCGTTCCCCGCCTCCCCCGCGGGACCCCAACGCGCCCCGCCTCCCGGACACCACCTCCGCGCTCGTCGGCCCGCGCCTCAGCCTCCACAACCGCGTCCAGTCCCTCATCCGCTCGGGTGATCTCGACGGCGCCTCCGTCGCCGCCCGCGCTGCCGTCTCCTCCCGCGTCCGGCCCACCGTCTTCACCTGCAACGCTGTGGCCGCGGCCATGGTCCGCACCGCCCGccacgatgacgccgtcgccctCTTCGAATTCTTCTTCCGCCGCTCCAACATCGTCCCCAACATCGTCTCCTACAACACCCTCATTCTCGCACACTGCGAGGCCAACCGCGTCGACACCGCGATGCAGGTGTACCACGACATGCTCGCGTCTGCGCCCTTCTCCCCCTCTGCCGTCACCTACCGCCACCTCACCAAGGGTCTCGTCGCTGCCGGCCGCCTCCGTGACGCGCTCGACCTCCTCCGAGAGATGCTCTCCCGCAACGCTGGCGCCGACTCCCTCGTCTACAACAAcctcatcgctggctacatcgaTCTCGGCGACTGGGACAGGGCCTTCGAGCTCTTCAACGAGCTCGCAGAGAGGTGCCTTGTCTACGACGGTGTCGTCCACACCACCTTCATGGAGGGGTACTGGAAACAGGGCAAGGACAAGGAGGCCATGGAGAACTACCAGTCCCTTCTGGAACGGGGCTTTAAGATGACGCCAGCCACCTGCAACGTCCTGCTTGAGACACTCTTCAAGCACGGCAAGCATAAGGAGGCCAACGACCTATGGGAAACCATGATTGACAACCACAGCCCGCCAAGCTTCATCGGCATCAACGCCGAGTCCTACAATGTCATGGTTAACCAGTGCTTCAGGGAGGGCAAGTTCAAGGAGGCAATTGAGGTCTTCCACCGCCAGCCCAGGAAGAACGTCCAAATGGATGTTGGTTGCTTCAACAACATCATTGGCAAACTCTGTGAGAATGGGATGCTAGCTGAGGCAGAAAAGCTCTTTGAGGAAATGGAGACGAAGTCTGTCCTTCCAGATGTGTACACCTACACTTACCTTGTTGACTCGTGCTTCAAGGAAGGTCGTGTGGAAGATACAATGCAGTATTTCTACAAAATGGCAGATGGGAGGGAGCATGGGCCAAAGTTCAATATTGGTTTCTTCAACCGCATGTTTGAAGGACTTACAGAAGCTGGCCGGATTGATGATGCCTTGAAGGTGTACGGGAGGATGCCTGATAAGGAGATCAAACCAAACACGACCACTTTTGAAATCCTTGTCAAAGCCTTATGCAAAGAAGGGGACTTGGATCAGGCAAGGTGCCTAGTGATGGACATGGCAAGGGGTGGCATTGTGCCTCATCCGGAGTTCTGTGAGTCTGTTGTTGACTTTTTCAAGAAGGCTGATCGACAGGAAGAAATTGAGAAAGCTTTTGAAGAAAAACCTATGCCAACACCTCAGCCAAGGACAGAGTATCAGTTGAGGACTGAGTATCGCTCTCGCAATGCAGTTGGTGCTGCTCAAGTAAAACAACCTGGCTTTAGCTCTGCTCCAGCGGTGGAGCCTGGATTTGTTTACTCTCAGCCACAACAGTCAACATTTAGTAACAATCAGAATAGGCAGCCTGAGTTTGGCTCATCTCATTCATGGAATCCTGGTTTTGGTGCTCCTCGAGCGCAGCCTGGATATGGTGCACCTCAGCCTGTACATGCTGTAGTTGGTTCGTCTCAGCCACAGCTGCCACAGTTTGGTGCTTCTCAGGGTGTACCAGGATATAGTAACATAGGAAATCAGCCACAACAGCCACAGTTTGGTGCTTCTCAGGGTGTACCAGGATACAGTAACATGGAAAATCAGCATGGTCAGTTTGGCTCTCCACATGGAGAACCAAAATTTAGCAACCATCCACCACAAGTTGGGTATGGTGCCCAATTGCTTCAGTCAGGGTATCGCTTTGAGCCCCAACAAGAACAGGCCGGATTTGGAAATCGAGGAGCGCTGCCTGCATATGTGGCTTCAAGCCAACCCTCATATGGTTCCCGCTGGAGCTCAAGTGGTTATGGATCAACCCAAGGGCAACTGGGATACGGTGGCCCTCAAGCGCAGTCACATGAATCTCAGTTACCACATCACCAGACAAGTTTTGGCATGCCACATGTCCAACATAACAATGACTTCTATAGATACACCCCTGGATACAGGCCGTCTAATGGTCTGCAGGGATTTGATGCTCCCCATGGTGATTCTGAAACTGCTTCATCTAAAGACCATCAAGAGACTACCACTCCTGAAGATCGGCAACAAGTAGCATTTCTGAAAGCATGA